In Clupea harengus chromosome 4, Ch_v2.0.2, whole genome shotgun sequence, the genomic stretch GTTTTGGGTGCTTCACGGGTCGGCAGAACCATGCAGGCCTGACGCCTGCACACTTTAGAGATTGTGACGGACTTCTCTATCCTTAAAGAGTCTAAATGTTCAAATTCAGTAAGGAATGGCATTATAAAGCATGCACACGTAGGGCATCATGCAAAAAGTAAATCACTATGACGACCAATAACATAACACAGTCCAACTGTCAAAAAGGGGTAATTTGAGTGACTTGTAGGATTGAGCATTAGTTCATCAAACAGAGAAATGTATTctttgcacacaaatacacctaaaaaaaaaaaacacgacaTTAAAAATCACTTGAATAGCTCTCTCAATCTATTAGTATATTCAAAAAGAACAAACATAATTTACTGACTACACTATGACTGTAAGAACTAgaaattgcggaaagtttaaatGATTTTGCAGTAAACTACATGACCTTACCTGTATTGGAGGTGACTTTCCATTCCGTCAGAGTATTACTATCGCCAAAGGTCTCACTGGGGGAACATGGACTTGTTTCctaaagaaggagaaaaaaaaagaatgtgctcACATACACCAAACCAAAGCAAACTTCTGTATAAGAACAATTATCTGTACAGCAAGGCACTTCTCCAAACCGCAGTAACAAAAACAAGTATCTGGTTCCAACCGTGCTTTCAGGCGGAGAGGCAGGGGCTGTGGGTTCTGCAGAATGGAtggtgggtggtggggatggTGGTAACATAGTCCTCAGGGACGGGCTCACGCTGTTCCGTACCCACGATGCCACACTGGAGCCATGGGTCTTCACCCCTTCTGCGGCGCTCTTGACAGAGTCGACAAGGTTTCCTGCACAAAGACTTCAAGTGAGAAACTGAGTCATGGCTGGCTAACTTTTCTCCAACGTCTAATTTGTAATGGGGACAGCAGACACAACTTACCCATACGGAACTTCTTAACAGCCCTGTTTTCTTCATctgctcctccatcctccatactgtccaaaacaaacacaatcacctTACTCATGAGACAGCACATTGAAGGAAAAGCCTAAATTTAGGTATTTCTGCACGGAGGCAGAAAAGCACTAGACATTCAGAGAACACTACTATGATTCTGCAGTACCCAATTTTCTacttatgtatatgtatgtatgtatgtatgtatgtatgtatgtatgtatatatatatacatggtATGTTGTAGCTGACTGTTGCCATGAAGGGGGTGTTCCAAGTACATGGCTTAGTGACAAACCTGAGTAAGTTAACGCAGAGTGAGGGGTAAACCTTATTAAAGAAGAGTTAACCACTGAGaaaacttacccaggtttgtcactaaaccacgtacttgaAATACCCCCCAGATATCTAAAATACCACTCATATACTACAAGCTGTGAACTCTGTAAACACAAGGCTGCAGACAGACACTCCATCAAGTGCTACTGTTCATGAAGGAAACTGCCTTCTGATTGTTTTAAACGGACAATGTGACAAACTCATTCGAATCCTTCTGCTTGGCATGGTGAAGGAGTGAATTGGGTTTGCCGCCCTTACTACCACAACGCCGACCAACTCAGTCTCATGTTGCAATGTTGGGTTTTAACTTGGCGTCCTGGCCAAAGCAATAGTTTTCGCGCTTGCTTCGCTAATTATAGGCTACACTAACGGTAAATACCTTTTAGAACAGTTGATGTCTTAGGACGCTGCAACGCTGGTGAGTGTGTTCACAGAGAGTCGTGTGTATCTCAACTGCACAAGTACAGTATAGAAAATCCATGTTTTCTTCGgaaactagctagctaactcacATAACGTTACTTACCAGTCATTTGGCCTTTTTCTCCTGAGAGGACTGTCTTCAGAAACTCCAGCGGTGCCGGGTATTTCATTGGCAGGCGCTCCGTTACGGAGACTAGCTATTCCTGTTCCAATCCATTCGTAGAATTTATTGAACATGTTTAACTGTAGTCCGAGTCGTGGCTTGAAAGAACTTAGTGCCGCTTCAAATTAGCCTGCCAAGGCAGTCGCAAACTCACAATAGCTGTTTCCGTCATTCGCACGCCACTGCAAGTAACCACTAGCTTTAATTGCTAACTAGCTTTGTTGGTATTATCTTTATCCTCGCCAAGAACCAGCTCTTTAGTTAGCCAGCATGCTATCCTAGCAGCTAGTAAAACTAgctggctagttagctagctagctaagaaGGCTAACACAGTGAGTATCGCTCACGTTAGCTCCGTCGACGCGTTAATGTTTTCAAAAGACTCTTTTACTCATCTAAATATTACCTCCAACCACGATACAATGACTTTTCAATCAAATAGACGCTACTCCAAATGAGTAAATGTTATGAATAAACTTGCTAAGACGATAACCTCTCCCGCTTCTTCCTCATTTAAAACCACAACATGGCCGAAATTTATGTCTGTCCTACAAACACTTTCATTGGTTGACTGAGAAACATGTACATCAAGAGTTCAAAGTATTTTCAACAGGGAATGGCTGGATCAATACCATACGTAGACTTGACGTCATTTAGTTTGACTTCATACGTAAACGAGGGAAATCGCACTTCTAGAGCTACACTTTTGACACTACTAGTGTGATTGTGGCTCTACTATGTCGGAAAATATTTACACTTTTTCTAATATCTGTCTCGGAGCATGTAAAGCTATGGAAAGTCACATATGTATTTCTACTGTGTGCCATTAGTGAGGGACCAACATTTTCTTAAAATAACACCACGTCTATAGGCTATGTCcatctcatttatttatttcaaccaTTGTGAAAAATCAATGTACATTTACAATCACATCTTTAAATAAAAGCCAACAAATTAATGTTGTCTTTTCAATGACAAGAAAACAATGATTGTGGTAAAACAAGTGGAAACGTTTGGTAATAGGATTCACTCCTTAAATTTACCAGAAAAGACAGAGCTTTTTGAATGTTGGCTAACTGCTGCAGTACTGAAACATCATCAAACTACTTTGAAATGCAGACCAAATGAAAAGCATTGGCACTTTTAAGTCTGGGGCTCACAAATTACATGCTATGTTTCAAATACAGTTTAACCTGAATCATCAAGTGCATTTCCACAGactttcaaaataaataagaatgagTAAATAGGAATAGTAAATAAAAGTATTTTGCGAAAGTGATAATGGCTTTTACATCAACATGACAAAGAATATATACAAATCTTTTGGTTTATATGAAAAAGAATATTGTTAAATAGTTGAATAAATCATTGACTTAATTTAGTCATATTGCCAATCTATCTTCGCCAGAAAGACTTATTACACAGCAATAAAGATAAAGACCATTTTCACATTTTTAGACAGGAGAGGCAAAAGCATCCTCCATTTAGAGGCACTGGCCAATCAGCTTCTGTAAACCTACATTTGTAGTAGGCTTGACTCATGTAATAAAGAAATGCACATCACAGAAGTTCTACTAAAACTTCATATTAGGGGAATAGGGGTTCAGACTGAGGGGCAGGGAAGGCACTCAGAACATAACACTAGCAGTTAAAGTGCAGATCAGCAAATGTAGTTTGGTAGTTAAACCAAAAGCAGCCATAGAGGGACTGTTGTCAACCATCTCATATCTGATGAATCTCTTTACACATCCACTCAAGTCTACATGCACTTAGAGTAAAGGTTCTACACAACAGTGTTGATGTTAGGCTGGAGACAAAGCTACAATTTCATGATGTTGTTTACTTCTGTAActcttgtcttttgtgtgtaagCTATTGCACAGAGGTACCCACGGATGCATGCAGAGTCATGATTGCCATGATAATTCTCATAGCGACATCAAGGTTAAAAATGATTCCAGGAATGCAGTTGCACGAGATAATGGAATCCTATCTAGATGAAGATACACTCCAAGCAGGTGTTCTAGAACTACTCTGTTTTCACACATCAACCATTGGTAACCCCAGAGTTACATGCTAGTCCACTGATGAGAGAGTGGCTACATGTTTAGGTTCCTCTTTAAAACCCATTAGCTAATGTAACCCAGCCACCCTTAAATGGGAGCTTCATGGTAGGTCAGGAAGGATGTCAGCATGAAACCTAAACACAGTGTACTAGAGAGCTATATCATGCTGGAGAGGACAGGATCACTGTATCGTTGATGGTGACAGTAAGGGTTAAGGGTTTGTGGACAACAGGAAAAGTGCATTACAGGGTGTACAGCTGGACGCCACAACAAGATGTCTCAGTCCCGCTCTGTGCCAAACACCTGGAGGAAGAAGGTGAAGATGTAAACGATATCCAGGTAGATGTTGAGGGTGGCAAAGACGTACTCCTCTGGACTAATGGTGTAGCGCTTGTTGCCCATCAACAGCTGGGTGTCGAATGCAAGGAACTGGAGCAAAGAGAAGAAGCAGTGAGGGAGTGTTTCAGAAAGAGCCGGTGGTAGAAGTGGTGGAATTGATTATAGTATGGATGGAGTCCTGGGCCATTTTGAGTGGCCTCCATCAGTGACCAGTAGGGGTGGTTAAGTGCAACGGTGAGGTGAAgcgtttgtttgaaatgtagttacAACAATGGCAGCAGTACTAGAGCTAGACAGAACGATACAAACAGTTGTAGCAACGCTAGCAAACATACAAGAATTGAAGCTATaagaatgtgtaaatgtattcatcaaGGTCAAAGACATTGTTTATTTACCACCAACAAGATTTTGGGAGGCTAATACACGCATGCACCATTAGTGGCTATAGCAATCCCACAGTGGTCAATgccgattggttaaaggctggtcaATCCCCGATGAACCATGGCCAGACCCTATCTATTCAATaagtgaatttgggtctggttataccaggctaGTAGGGCTTAAAACTGCATTGTACTCACCATGGTAAACAGGATAGCGCCTAAAACTGCATAGACAGAATGTAACCATGGAACCTGGGGGGAAACAACAAAGTAGAAATTATTTATGGTTTTGACCAAGGCTAAAGAAATGAATCtaattttcatttgtttgtttttctttaggcCTAAAGTACTTACGTAGCCCATGGGCAGGACGAAGGCCAGGACAATTCCACAGATCAACAAGGTTATGCAGAATATGGACAGCACACCTTGACATGAAGTTATATCAAACTATAGAGAAGAACAAAGcagaaatataaaaatacaatGAGTACTAATTTAGTCTTACTGCAGTGTATCCATATATCTTGGCTTTACTAATCATATTTTTACGTACCAATAACTACCACAATATAAGAAATTGGAATGTGTTGGAGAATTTGCAGAAGGGTCACTCTCACACAACGGTTGAACTGCATGCAGACATTAACATTCACCAACATTCTCTCACCTTGGTTTGGAAACTGAAGAGTGTCACGGAGAGGCAAACCAGGACTGTGATGCCCAGGCACAGCACGACCGACTTGGTGTTGTAAAAACTTTAGGTGAGACAGCATGAATACATTATACTAAAGTATGTgttaaaccaaaaaaaaaacaaatagcaaTGCATTTGTCCATGCTTTACACTAAGTGATTGCATTAAATCGGTTAATGTTTGCAAATCAAGTCAGTGTTGAGGCTGATGTGAATTAAGAGAAAATAGGAAGGTTCGTGGCAAATGGTCTATACAGCAAAAACTGAACTTGTTTACCTAGATGTGAAAGCCATCAAGAAAGCCATACTCAGTGTCTGAGTTGAGTGAGCATGCAAAATTGGCagacaaatgcaaaaaaaaaaaaaaacatcaagtacacacaagcagacaatCCAGACACTATACCTGGACAACATTCCTGTCAtataggagagagacagagtctgaaAGAGGAGAGATTTGATTCGACACATTTTAATTGGCAGAAGTAAACAAAGATTAGTCAGAATTGAGGGCATCACCTAATGTTTTCTGCCACTGAAAAATAAGAGCCTCTGAGCTTGCTGTAAATCTGTTAAAAATTCCTATT encodes the following:
- the LOC105912688 gene encoding protein lifeguard 2 isoform X2 — encoded protein: MTQGKLSVTNKSNHGSTAETTPPSPPTYEEATAGGSPSCSGAYQGDGEMLTDFSWDDKNIRRVFIRKVYAILMIQLMVTLAIVALFTFCDPLKDYIQSHPGWYWASYGVFIVTYLTLSCCSGPRRQFPWNLILLAIFTLSMAFLMAFTSSFYNTKSVVLCLGITVLVCLSVTLFSFQTKFDITSCQGVLSIFCITLLICGIVLAFVLPMGYVPWLHSVYAVLGAILFTMFLAFDTQLLMGNKRYTISPEEYVFATLNIYLDIVYIFTFFLQVFGTERD
- the LOC105912688 gene encoding protein lifeguard 2 isoform X1, producing MTQGKLSVTNKSNHGSTAETTPPSPPTYEEATAGGSPSCSGAYQGDGEMLTDFSWDDKNIRRVFIRKVYAILMIQLMVTLAIVALFTFCDPLKDYIQSHPGWYWASYGVFIVTYLTLSCCSGPRRQFPWNLILLAIFTLSLSYMTGMLSSFYNTKSVVLCLGITVLVCLSVTLFSFQTKFDITSCQGVLSIFCITLLICGIVLAFVLPMGYVPWLHSVYAVLGAILFTMFLAFDTQLLMGNKRYTISPEEYVFATLNIYLDIVYIFTFFLQVFGTERD